In Paludibacter propionicigenes WB4, the genomic window GCTTATCGGCAACATGCAACAGGATGGGCACACAGCCGGTGTCATCAAGTTCGACTGCCTGTATGCCAACGAAGCGCAGCAGTTTGCCCGTATCAATGTGCCGGTTAAAGTGGGTCTTTCGGGTAATCTTTGTCCCGATCATTTTTTTGTAAGCAACATACAGGATGGCGTGGACTGGGGACTACAGCAGGGCTTCGAATATCTTTTTACGGAAAGTGCCGGACTGTGTAACCGTTGTTCGCCGCATATCAAGCATGTGCTGGCGGTCTGTGTGATCGATAATCTGATGGGAATGGACACGCCCCGAAAAATAGGACCCATGCTGCGTATGGCCGATATTGTGGTGATAACTAAAGGTGATATTGTTTCACAAGCTGAGCGCGAGGTGTTTGCTTTCCGTGTCCGTCAGGCCAATGCCAAGGCTAAAATCATGTTTGTGAACGGAATCAACGGGCAAGGCACTTTCGAACTGTCGCGCATGATGCTCGAAGCCAACGAGACTGTATCGCTGAACGACGAAAAATTGCGCTTTTCAATGCCGGCTGCGCTTTGTTCGTATTGCCTGGGCGAAACAAAAATAGGGTCGGAATATCAGGTGGGAAATTTGAAGAAAATAGGGTTTTAAACTGAAAAATGATGAATTGAAAATGAAAAATGATATTCTCCTCAAGAATTTCGTAACCCTAAAGCAGGAGATGCCTTATGTGCTGGATTTTTTCACGCATTATGGTGTTTCTTTTCAACCCGGGGATTTATCTCTTGCCGGGCAACTGGATAGCCTTCCTGCTGATTTTTTTGAAGATATTGGTATTGGGAAAGCCGAATTGATTCAAAGTTTTGAAGCTTATATGCAAAACCGGGAATTGCTGGAAACTCCGGGCAATGCGCAGCGGATTCATTCGATAACCATTATTGGCGGAAAGGATAAGAATGGAACTCCTGAAGATAAGACCTTAACCCTGAACGCGGGAAGTATTACCAGCATTGTCGGTCCGACAGGTTCGGGGAAAAGTCGTTTGTTGGCCGATATTGAGTGGTTGGCGCAGGGCGATACGCCTACCGGGCGAACGATATTGATAAACAATGAAACGCCCGATTCGGAGCTGCGTTTCTCGTTGGATCATAAATTGGTGGCGCAGCTGTCGCAAAACATGAACTTCGTGATGGATGTCACCGTGAGCGAATTTATAACTATGCATGCCGAAAGCAGAATGGTTGGGAATATTGAGTCCGTTGCACAGGAAATTATCCGGCAAGCCAACTTACTGGCAGGCGAAAGTTTCCTGCCCGAAACACCGCTAACCGCTTTGAGCGGCGGGCAATCGCGCGCATTAATGATAGCCGATACGGCTTTTCTAAGCACATCGCCTGTGGTATTGATTGACGAAATTGAAAATGCCGGAATCGACCGAAAAAAAGCATTGCAACTGCTGGTAAAAAACGAAAAAATCATCCTGATAGCCACACACGATCCTATTCTGGCTCTGATGGCTGAACAGCGACTGGTTATCAAAAACGGAGGAATTCATAAGCTTATTATCACTTCCGAAAACGAAAAAAACAATCTGTCGGCTTTGGAAGCAATTGATAATAAAATGTTGACACTGCGAAATAAACTTCGCCTTGGTGAAATTATTGAAGATACAAATTTTTAAAAACTGATAATGGAAGATATTATTATTAAACCCATTGGCATTATTCACACACCGCACACCGATGTGAAGAATATGCCTATTCAACCCATAGCTGCCGAAGGCATTCGGGGGTATATAGAATTGCTGCCCGAGTATGCGGCAGGATTAAAAGATATTGAAGGCTTTTCGCATCTCACTTTGCTCTATCGTTTCCATAAAATCGATGGGTATAAACTGGTTGTAGTGCCGTTTATGGATACCGAAGAGCGCGGGATTTTTGCCTGTAAGGCTCCCAAACGCCCCAATGCCATTGGGCTTTCCACCGTGAAACTGATCGGTGTGGAGGGCAATATCATTCACATTGAACAGGTAGATATGCTGGACGGTACGCCGCTTATTGACATTAAACCTTTTTATCCGCGCTACGACAACCGATTTGATGTAAAGTTGGGCTGGCTCGAAAAAAACAAGGATCTTCCGTTGGAAGAACTTCGGTCCGACGAACGATTTAAATAGACCCGCATGAACCCAACAGCTAAGCTACAAAGCAGGGAAGGAGGGAGGCTAACACTTATTTTTGTCGGGCTCGGTGTGTTGCTCGTTGTTTCGGTGTTGCTGTCGGCATGCCTGGGGCGCTATCCGCTTTCGGTTTCCGATTTGCTCACGTACCTGTTTACCGGACACAGTGTCGATTCTTCTTTGCCCACCGTGCTGCTCAATGTGCGTTTGCCCCGCATTATCGGTGCGCTGATAGTGGGAGCGGTGCTTGCCATTGCCGGTACGGCCTATCAGGGACTTTTTCGGAATCCTATGGTCAGTCCCGATATACTGGGCGTCAGTTCCGGTGCCGGATTTGGTGCTTCGCTTGCCATCACCCTGTCGTTGCCGCTTATCGGTGTGCAACTTATGGCTTTCTTTTTCGGGTTGCTGGCAGTGTTGCTGGCGCTTTTGGTAAGCCGGGTTATCGGTAAGAATCATGATAAAATCCTGATGCTGGTACTCTCGGGCATGGTCACCGGAGCCATTTTCAACGCGTTGATTTCGCTGATGAAATACATTGCCGACAGCGATTCTAAACTGCCCGACATCACCTTCTGGCTTATGGGTAGCCTGGCCGGCATTAGTTTCGACGAAATTAAAGTGGTGCTTCCGCTGGTGGTTGCAGGCATTATTCCCATGTTGCTGCTCGGCTGGAAACTCAATGTGCTTTCGTTTGGCGACGAGGAAGCCAAGGCGCTGGGCGTAAATACCGGGCGGCTTCGCATTATAGTTATTTGTTGTGCTTCGCTGATTACGGCTTCGGTGGTTTGCATTGCCGGACTTATCGGGTGGATAGGATTGATTGTGCCGCATTTTGCCCGTTTTCTGGTAGGCCCCAATCATAAATACCTGCTTCCGGCTTCGTGTTTGTCCGGCAGTATTTTTATGCTGTTGGTAGACGATGTGGCACGGTCGGCCACTACGCTCGAAATTCCGCTCGGCATTCTTATTTCGCTTATCGGAGCGCCTTTGTTTCTGGTATTTTTGTCCAGATCAACTAAGAAGTCGTGGTAGCCTTATAGTTACAAGTTACGAGTTACAAGTTACAAGTTACAAGTTGTGAGTTACAGGTTATAAGTTATGGGTTGTGAGTACGACATTTCTTTCAAATAAAATTTCAATAAATATTACATAGTATGAAGCTCGAAATACAAAACGGAAAGTTCGGATATGGAGGTAATGCGGTGCTGCAGGATGTGAATTTTGAACTGAACACGGGCGAAATAGTGTGTCTGCTGGGTAAAAACGGTGCTGGCAAAACCACCTTGTTTAAATCCATGTTGGGCGTTCTTAAACCTCTTTCGGGCTCCATACTGTTGAACGGAAAACCCATTGAACACTGGAATCGTCAACAGTTTGCGCGCCTGGTTGGTTACATTCCGCAAGCACGTTCGCTTCCTTTTCCATTCACGGTGATGGATGTGGTGCTGTTTGGGCGCACTGCTCACCTGTCTGCTTTCGGGTCGCCCGGTAAGCGCGACCGCATACTGGCCGGGGAGTGTATGGACTTGCTCAATATCACACACCTTCAGCACCGCACCTTTACGCACCTGAGCGGTGGCGAGCAACAGTTGGTGATTATAGCCCGTGCATTGGCTCAGCAACCCGCTTTCCTCATTATGGACGAGCCCACTTCCAGTCTGGATTTCGGAAACCAAATCAACATTATCCGGCAGGTAAATGCGCTGAAAAATAACGCACTGGGCATTATGATGGCTACACACTCGCCCGACCATGCTTTTATGTGCAATGCCAATGTGGCCGTTGTACATCAGGGCACGTTACGCAAAGCGGGGCATGCCAACGATATTATTTCGGAACAGGTACTGAAAGAAATTTACGGAGTGGATGTAAAAGTACGTCCGTTGGACGATACACGGCTGGTTTGTGTGCCGGAGGTGTAACTGTAAAATCGGCTGAACAACACTGTGGTTATTCAGCCGATTCCGTTGGCGTGTTATGAAACTGATATCGGTTTTTCGGAATGTACCTCTTTCCCTTCAAGCCTGCGGGTAGTGCGCGCTTTCAGCTCGGTTTTATAGTGTGAAATTATGTCGTTCATTTCATTGGCCGGAGTCTGGTAGTCTAACCCTTCGTACTCCAAACTGCAAAATTCAAAGGCATTGAAAAAATCATTCAATACATCATCTGTTTCGCTGCGTATAGCGCGGGTATCAACTGTTTGAATCGACGAATCTTCTTGTGTGCGTTGTAGAAACAAACTAGCAAACTGCGTATTTACCGTTCGCAGCTGGTCGAACAAAATGCGGCAGTATAATACCGATGCAGCTTCCTGCACAGCCTGACTATTATCATAGTCGGCAATCAAATCATTAAACCGTTTTGTGTTGTCGTTGTAGTTGGTGGTACCAATGTCGCGACCATGTTTGTTGATAAATCTTGTAAGCACATCCACATGTTGCGATACGCCCTGCATACTTAATCTGCCAAAAGTTTTAGCTTGTTCCGTGATGCCTAAAATCAATGTCCGGCGCTCGTTGTTCAGGTCGGAGAGTTGATTACTGATAGCACTACTAAGGTCATACGCTTTGATTTTAGCAATCTCGGGCAACGTGCCCTGTAGGCGGTCGAAAGCTTTTCTCAGATGCAATGCCTCTGCATTATACTTAAGAAAAATAGCCACAAGTTGGCTCACAAACATGCAATACTCATTGTTCCATAGATGACTTAATTGCAAACGGATAATTTTTACTTTCATGGAAAATTGTAGTTTATTTGTTAGTATTAGTAAATTATTAACGCAAATATAAATACAATTTCTGAAATGGTTAATATAAAAATAAAAATATTTTTAGTGAAATGACAAAAATTTTCACTTGAATTATCCTCATTTTCACACAACCCCGATTAACAAAGCGTTTGCGTTAATTGAGCATAATAGAAATTTTTTTTCGGTGGGTTGTCATCGCTCCGGGCGATGAGGTACTTTTTCTGCCCGCGAGCTTGCGGCGCGAGCGATGGGCAGAAGTTTAAGAGAATGACGCTTTCGGCACGAGCGATTGCTCCAACCGCTTAACATTGGTGCTTTCGGCGCTGGCGGTTGGGCAAAATTAAAAAGATTCGACCCATCGCTTGGAGCGATAAGTCGAATCTTAAAAAATGGTGCCATCGCTCGGAGCGATGGGGGGTGTATCCGTGTTAAATGTAAGAGTCTTGTAAAAAGAAAGTGTTCTCTATAATTTATAATTCAAAGATTTAAACTTGAATCAGAAATTCATTTTTAATCGTTATTGCATTTGTTCCTTTAATAATTATGTTTTCCTCTCTTTTGAGTTTTTGTAATTCAGATGGCATTAATATGAAACTTTCAAAAGGAGGTTTGTTTAATAATGGTAGAGATGCTATTAGGTAGCAAGGTTGCTGATCGGCAATTATACCTTTCTCTTTAAAATATGCCATTGTCGCAAATAATTGGCTTTTGGCTTTATTGAGATTTCTTTGTTTCTTTGGCTGTTGACAATACTTTAATTCAAGGAACAAAAGCCATGGCTTATTTACAACTGGAACATTGGGAAAACTTACACACTCGCATTGTGTCAAAGGCTTACCATCTGTATCCTGAAAAGAATTATTATCGAATTTAACAGAGCATGTTTGAATTGGCGTTGGATTTCTAATTTCAAAACTGTCAATGTCAGTCGGTTTTGTTGTGTGAATCTCAACTTCTCGTTGATTCTCTATTTGTGAAGTATAATCTGCAATAAATAAATTACAGGCATGCTCTTCTACTTGAAAATGTGGGTACGCAGCTAAAACCTTACTTTTCATCTCCATAATAATTTAGCATGGTGTAAAAATCATCCATTACTTTCCTCATTGAAGTATCAAAGTAATTATCTCCGATTAAACCATCTTCATTTTGTATATTATTGATCTTTCCATCTTCAATTTCCCAAATCGATACTAATTTGGGGTCTATCCATGCTGGTTTACATTTTAATCCGGCTTGTTCAATCTCAGGTATTTTGTCTTTTACCAAAAATCCCATCATGGAATTATTAAGAGCATATAGTATATAAGGACTATGGGTAGTTAGTGTTAATCGATGATCTCTTGCTTTATCTTTACTTTTTTCTAGTAAATAATAAACTAAATCACGTTGAGCTTCAGGGAAAAGGTTCTGTTCTGGTTCTTCAATAATGAATTGAGTATTGTGGATATTAAATAAATTGTTCGTTTTCTCGAGGTAATCACTAATCAGCGTGACAGCTTTTTTGTCTTGCGATTTCAGTAGTTCTGTAATCTCTTCATATTTATTGACAATCTCTTCATTTATTTCAGTTACTTTTTTTCCGATGAAAGGTTCAATAACTCTTTCGATACTAAGAGTATTTACTATTTTTTTCTTTTTTTCTTTTTCTTCGAAAGAAAGATTTTGCTCATTATTATACACCCAATTAGTCAGGTATTCAATCATTACAGTCATTGGGATGATAGATTGCAAACCACTTGATGCATTTGATAGTAAGATGTCATATTTGTTTACACCATCTGACACTTCTATATGATTTTCTTTAGCTTCTTCATTGAAATAGTAATCTACTCCCAATTGTAAAATTGAGATACTGTTTTCTTTTGAATATACTTTTCTTGCATCAAACCAATCGAATAAGAAGCTACGAATATTATTATTGGGCATTTCTACCTTTTCCATTTCCGGCATAATCACTATATTCCGTTCAGCAGGAATATAGGCAATTTTACTTCGTTTGTAGGCATACTTGTCTGTCCAGTCAATATTAAAAACTTGATTAGAGTAATTTATTTTAATAACATCGCTATGATAAATTATTTCAGAGTTATCTTTAAAATATCCTTTAAGTTTATGGAAAATTTCAAGTTTATCTTTAAAATATCCTTCTGCCTTATAAGCGTTTAAAGATTGATTTACAGCAACATCTTTTTCAACCCATGTGCAGTAGCTAATTATTTTTGCAATAGTACTTTTTCCACTGCTCTGTGGTCCCATAATTACATTGATTTTATTTAAATCAATAGTAATATCTTCAATCGGACCAATATTACGTATTATTATTTTATTCATAATGAGGGT contains:
- a CDS encoding GTP-binding protein; its protein translation is MKLITISGPPSSGKTAVLLKLIGNMQQDGHTAGVIKFDCLYANEAQQFARINVPVKVGLSGNLCPDHFFVSNIQDGVDWGLQQGFEYLFTESAGLCNRCSPHIKHVLAVCVIDNLMGMDTPRKIGPMLRMADIVVITKGDIVSQAEREVFAFRVRQANAKAKIMFVNGINGQGTFELSRMMLEANETVSLNDEKLRFSMPAALCSYCLGETKIGSEYQVGNLKKIGF
- a CDS encoding ATP-binding cassette domain-containing protein; protein product: MKNDILLKNFVTLKQEMPYVLDFFTHYGVSFQPGDLSLAGQLDSLPADFFEDIGIGKAELIQSFEAYMQNRELLETPGNAQRIHSITIIGGKDKNGTPEDKTLTLNAGSITSIVGPTGSGKSRLLADIEWLAQGDTPTGRTILINNETPDSELRFSLDHKLVAQLSQNMNFVMDVTVSEFITMHAESRMVGNIESVAQEIIRQANLLAGESFLPETPLTALSGGQSRALMIADTAFLSTSPVVLIDEIENAGIDRKKALQLLVKNEKIILIATHDPILALMAEQRLVIKNGGIHKLIITSENEKNNLSALEAIDNKMLTLRNKLRLGEIIEDTNF
- the tsaA gene encoding tRNA (N6-threonylcarbamoyladenosine(37)-N6)-methyltransferase TrmO translates to MEDIIIKPIGIIHTPHTDVKNMPIQPIAAEGIRGYIELLPEYAAGLKDIEGFSHLTLLYRFHKIDGYKLVVVPFMDTEERGIFACKAPKRPNAIGLSTVKLIGVEGNIIHIEQVDMLDGTPLIDIKPFYPRYDNRFDVKLGWLEKNKDLPLEELRSDERFK
- a CDS encoding FecCD family ABC transporter permease, producing MNPTAKLQSREGGRLTLIFVGLGVLLVVSVLLSACLGRYPLSVSDLLTYLFTGHSVDSSLPTVLLNVRLPRIIGALIVGAVLAIAGTAYQGLFRNPMVSPDILGVSSGAGFGASLAITLSLPLIGVQLMAFFFGLLAVLLALLVSRVIGKNHDKILMLVLSGMVTGAIFNALISLMKYIADSDSKLPDITFWLMGSLAGISFDEIKVVLPLVVAGIIPMLLLGWKLNVLSFGDEEAKALGVNTGRLRIIVICCASLITASVVCIAGLIGWIGLIVPHFARFLVGPNHKYLLPASCLSGSIFMLLVDDVARSATTLEIPLGILISLIGAPLFLVFLSRSTKKSW
- a CDS encoding ABC transporter ATP-binding protein — its product is MKLEIQNGKFGYGGNAVLQDVNFELNTGEIVCLLGKNGAGKTTLFKSMLGVLKPLSGSILLNGKPIEHWNRQQFARLVGYIPQARSLPFPFTVMDVVLFGRTAHLSAFGSPGKRDRILAGECMDLLNITHLQHRTFTHLSGGEQQLVIIARALAQQPAFLIMDEPTSSLDFGNQINIIRQVNALKNNALGIMMATHSPDHAFMCNANVAVVHQGTLRKAGHANDIISEQVLKEIYGVDVKVRPLDDTRLVCVPEV
- a CDS encoding DUF6261 family protein: MKVKIIRLQLSHLWNNEYCMFVSQLVAIFLKYNAEALHLRKAFDRLQGTLPEIAKIKAYDLSSAISNQLSDLNNERRTLILGITEQAKTFGRLSMQGVSQHVDVLTRFINKHGRDIGTTNYNDNTKRFNDLIADYDNSQAVQEAASVLYCRILFDQLRTVNTQFASLFLQRTQEDSSIQTVDTRAIRSETDDVLNDFFNAFEFCSLEYEGLDYQTPANEMNDIISHYKTELKARTTRRLEGKEVHSEKPISVS
- a CDS encoding AAA family ATPase, which encodes MNKIIIRNIGPIEDITIDLNKINVIMGPQSSGKSTIAKIISYCTWVEKDVAVNQSLNAYKAEGYFKDKLEIFHKLKGYFKDNSEIIYHSDVIKINYSNQVFNIDWTDKYAYKRSKIAYIPAERNIVIMPEMEKVEMPNNNIRSFLFDWFDARKVYSKENSISILQLGVDYYFNEEAKENHIEVSDGVNKYDILLSNASSGLQSIIPMTVMIEYLTNWVYNNEQNLSFEEKEKKKKIVNTLSIERVIEPFIGKKVTEINEEIVNKYEEITELLKSQDKKAVTLISDYLEKTNNLFNIHNTQFIIEEPEQNLFPEAQRDLVYYLLEKSKDKARDHRLTLTTHSPYILYALNNSMMGFLVKDKIPEIEQAGLKCKPAWIDPKLVSIWEIEDGKINNIQNEDGLIGDNYFDTSMRKVMDDFYTMLNYYGDEK